DNA from Triticum aestivum cultivar Chinese Spring chromosome 7D, IWGSC CS RefSeq v2.1, whole genome shotgun sequence:
AACGTGAAGGATTTCCGAGCTCAGTTGTGCAAGTATTCCATCGCGAAAGGATTTGCGTACCGGTTCATAAAAAATGAAACCACCAGAGTCACTGTGAAGTGTGTTGGGGATGGCTGCACCTGGAGATTGCATGCATCCGAGTCATCTCGTAGCAAGAAGTTTGTTATCAAGAAAATGACTGATGTGCACACATGTGGAGGAGAAGGTGGAGAGGGTCAGCGGCGAGCAACAAGGCAGTGGCTGACTACCATCATTAAGGAGAAACTGCGTGTGAACGCATCACTCAAGCCGAAGGACCTTGTCAAAGAAATATATGAAGAATATGGAGTTCTGCTGACCTATTCACAGGTTTGGCGAGGTAGAGAAGTGGCACAGAAGGAGATGTTTCATGTTATGAGGGAGACATTTGGCCATTTGCCCTGGTACCGTGACAGACTTTTTCAGACTAACCCAGGGAGCTCACTTGAATTGTCTCAGACAGTGGATACACGCCGTGTTTTTATCGCATTCCATGCTTCTTTGCACGGATTTGCAAATGGGTGCAGGCCCCTCCTTTTTCTTGACAAGGTTCCGCTCAAGGCGACAAATGAGTACAAGTTGCTGGTTGCGGCTGCAGTTGATGCAGATGATGGTGTCTTTCCAGTGGCATTTAATGTGGTTGAAGATGAAAGTTATGACAGCTGGGTTTGGTTCTTGATGCAGCTGAGGATTGCTCTCCAATATCACAGCTACCCATTCAATGCTATGGCATTCTTGTCCAATGGACAAAAGGGTCTGGATGCTGCTGTTCCACATGTGTTTGAAGATAGCCACCATGCCTTCTGTTTACATCATATCATGGAGGAATTCAGAGGAGAACTGAGGAAGGGACCATGGTCGCAACAGATAAGAGATGCGATGGTCGAGGATTTTACTCGTGCGGCCGAAGCATGCAGCGTTGATGAGTTTAATGCATCAATTGAGAGCATAAGGAATATATCCACTGAAGCCGCCGACTGGATCATTGCGAGTAAGCCAGAGCATTGGTCAGATGCTGTCTTCACAGGCTGCCGGTATGACCATTTCTCATCAAACATTGTTGATGCATTTAATAACTGGATACCAACAAAGAAGGAGGGGTCCATGGTGCTGATGATAGACTCTCTGAGAATAAAAATAGCGGAGATAATGGAAGCAAGGCGTGAGGCCTGCAAGTCATGGGAAGGGCCTTTAACACCTTCCATGGATTTCAAAGCGCAGGGTGAGATGTCGAAGGCTAGTAAGCTGACCGTGCTGTGCTCTTCCGAGACTGTTTGAAGTGCGGGGCAGCGGTATTTTTGTTGTTAATCTTGCAAATTGGGAATGCACATGTCGGAGGTGGCAACTTTCTGGCCTCCCTTGTATGCATGCTGTTGCTGTGTTTAACAGGATTGGACGATCTTTCTACAACTACTGTTCCAAGTTTTTTAAAATAGAGAGCTACCATATGGCATACTCAGGAACAATCCTCCCAATTCCTGACATGGATACCTTTGATTTTAGTGCTGGGGCAACGATCCCACCTCCCAAGCCACGCACATCAGATAAACCGAGAAGAAAGAGGTTTAATCCCAACAAGGTAACCACTCTTATACGGCTCTGTAGCAGGTGCAAGCAGGCAGGCCACAACAAGGCAACATGTGAAGCCCTTCTGTAGACAAAGCAAAATCTTCATCTGCAGTATGTATAGCAGGTATCTTGTCTTTTGCCGCACATTTTCTCCAATAAAATAACCACTTCCCTTGATCTATCCAGTTAGAAACGTCCTGTTCAAATTGGTCATTTTTTCTTGAAAAGTGACATCTTAAATAGTGGATGGAATTCTTCAGTGATGTTCAGAGTGATTATTGTAATGAAACAAGCCCCACACTGACTCAAACATCAATGTGGATAGTTGAGGGTGTGCACAATTAAATGGTATTGGAGTTCAGGATATGATTTGACTCCGAGAAGCAATATTCCTAGGATTTAAGAGGGGGAACATTGCATGGCGTTTGTCAATTGCACAATCTGTTTTTATTGATATAAAATCGATCTGGTTTTCTTGAATTTTGAGTACTTGCCAACGACCATTGTATCATTGCCTTGCATATTCTCTTTGCTTTCCACTGGTAGCACAGAGGATCACACTGATGACTGGAATTCGGACTGCTGTTGTTTGTCCAATCTGCTTGGCTAACCAAACAATGTTTTTACGGCTGCAGGTTCACTTGGAAGTCTGATGTGGTGAAAGAGAGTTCATGGTAGTCTGTTCACTTGGAAGTCTGATGTGGTGAAAGAGAGTTCATGGTAGTCTGTTCACTTGGAAGTCTGATGTGGTGAAAGATAGTTCATTGTAGTGGCTTCTGTTTTTAGAGGGAAGGGTGGAGATAACACGACATCATTCGATATGATTTTGTTTATATGAAGGGTGTAACTTAAAGTTCTGTAGCGATGGACTACAGATGATGATCCGGTGCTAGCTTCTGGACAGTGTCAACTGAAAACAGAGTAGTCGATGGTTAGCTGTTTAGCTATAGCTGTAGGTTCAGTTATTTTATCCTAGTGTCATAGTATTATTCTCAAATTCTTGTGAATGTCATAGTTCTTGTAGTCAGTTATTGCTCTGCATAGCAGCTGTCTATTCTGGTCAGGATCACTTCTCCTTTGTAGTCCATCAAGCTTTGCTCTCTGTTCTGTTGGGATCATGTATAGTAGATAATAATGATTTTGTGAGCACTTGGGAAGTATATACATTCTCACGATTTGTGTGCAAAGACTAACTGAATCCTAAAACATAGTTTTGCATTGGATTAAGCATTCCATTTTTGTTAAATGACTAAAGGCTCCATGTACTGTTAAGTACTCCATATGTAAAATAGcgatctaaaagatcttatatttctttacagagggagtattcaaTACTACAAGGAACTCAAGCTCCATGATTTTTGTATGTATGACAGTATAAATCTGTTTTGCGGTAACAT
Protein-coding regions in this window:
- the LOC123164460 gene encoding uncharacterized protein, producing the protein MTEGGIVVAICQHGGEFTPGPNGNLVYKGGEAHAVDVSREMPLDSFKDEVSKVFHVDVTDMSFKYFLPNNNRTLITISCDRDLQRMVDFTASAAQVDVFVISTGENRSVVTYTGASTVKAGSNAQGDKRKRPASKNKASKSNKKTPNATGAAVEANTHDFNQPRPVETLNDYNEDFQLEFGRDVAFATTAEAVSSAPDVMNQEKLALVDTTQRELIGPFDDSINAYDGSEIIIDPPQELTSNPTMFWDDIIKGVGQEFDNVKDFRAQLCKYSIAKGFAYRFIKNETTRVTVKCVGDGCTWRLHASESSRSKKFVIKKMTDVHTCGGEGGEGQRRATRQWLTTIIKEKLRVNASLKPKDLVKEIYEEYGVLLTYSQVWRGREVAQKEMFHVMRETFGHLPWYRDRLFQTNPGSSLELSQTVDTRRVFIAFHASLHGFANGCRPLLFLDKVPLKATNEYKLLVAAAVDADDGVFPVAFNVVEDESYDSWVWFLMQLRIALQYHSYPFNAMAFLSNGQKGLDAAVPHVFEDSHHAFCLHHIMEEFRGELRKGPWSQQIRDAMVEDFTRAAEACSVDEFNASIESIRNISTEAADWIIASKPEHWSDAVFTGCRYDHFSSNIVDAFNNWIPTKKEGSMVLMIDSLRIKIAEIMEARREACKSWEGPLTPSMDFKAQGEMSKASKLTVLCSSETV